Proteins encoded within one genomic window of Acinetobacter sp. WCHA55:
- a CDS encoding serine hydrolase yields MKKSNKFLMHLLGWSIVTTVSTHSFADLVMNPDSGSSQASMSWSAADAEQLLNDQMMEDPEEYAPQGSTKVTTSIRSSNGVVTNNSTSKTVQIFDTSKYSNQPSVNARAALVMDGNTGEVLYSKNSNTALPIASITKLMTAVVISDARLNMSENITLQQADFSCSGCKSSSSSLRAGDSMNRAEALLFALMKSENPAAAALARTYPGGRSAFVAAMNAKAKSLGMSSTHYMESTGLHPGNVASARDLGILVNAASQYGLIRQFSTTASYDFNLGYRVLKSNNTNALVRNGGWNINISKTGFINEAGRCVVMHTTLNNRPAVVVLLGADSSAARTNDATRLMNWASQLPKRI; encoded by the coding sequence GTGAAAAAATCAAATAAATTTTTAATGCATCTATTGGGATGGTCGATTGTAACGACGGTCAGTACCCATAGTTTTGCAGATTTGGTGATGAACCCGGACTCGGGGTCTAGTCAAGCAAGCATGAGCTGGTCTGCTGCAGATGCAGAACAGCTTCTGAATGATCAGATGATGGAAGATCCTGAAGAGTACGCTCCTCAGGGTTCAACAAAAGTCACCACCAGTATTCGTAGTTCCAACGGTGTGGTGACGAACAACAGTACCTCGAAAACGGTACAAATTTTCGATACGTCGAAATATTCCAACCAACCTAGTGTGAATGCTCGTGCAGCTCTGGTGATGGATGGCAATACAGGTGAAGTGCTGTACAGTAAAAACAGTAATACCGCGCTACCGATTGCTTCGATTACTAAACTGATGACGGCAGTGGTGATTTCAGATGCGCGTTTAAATATGTCTGAAAACATTACTTTACAGCAAGCAGACTTTTCGTGTTCAGGCTGTAAAAGTTCAAGCTCGTCACTGCGTGCAGGGGATAGTATGAACCGTGCAGAGGCGTTGTTATTTGCATTAATGAAGTCAGAAAACCCAGCAGCGGCTGCGCTTGCACGGACGTATCCGGGTGGACGTTCAGCTTTTGTCGCTGCGATGAATGCCAAAGCAAAATCTTTGGGCATGAGTTCAACGCATTATATGGAGTCAACAGGTTTACATCCGGGTAATGTCGCTTCAGCACGTGATTTGGGTATTTTGGTCAATGCCGCATCTCAGTATGGTCTGATTCGTCAGTTCTCAACCACCGCAAGCTATGACTTTAACTTGGGTTATCGTGTATTGAAGTCAAACAATACCAATGCCTTGGTTCGTAATGGTGGTTGGAATATTAATATTTCAAAAACAGGTTTCATTAATGAAGCCGGTCGTTGTGTGGTCATGCATACCACTTTAAATAACCGTCCAGCAGTGGTGGTATTATTGGGCGCAGATTCATCTGCAGCACGCACCAATGATGCAACGCGCCTAATGAACTGGGCAAGCCAATTACCAAAACGTATTTAA
- the thrC gene encoding threonine synthase, whose protein sequence is MSNANRYTGLVDRYRDRLPVSATTRAISLGEGNTPLIKLENIPRLIGKNVEIYVKYEGLNPTGSFKDRGMTMAVTKAVEEGSKAIICASTGNTSAAAAAYAARAGIKAFVLIPEGKIAMGKMAQAMMYGAITMQIRGNFDDGMRLVKEIADKAPVTIVNSINPYRLQGQKTIAYEIVDELGRAPDYHCLPVGNAGNITAHWMGYTEAVANQPADQFEQVIYDAETDQFTGPKPEGLPTMVGYQAAGAAPFLRGAPVENPETVATAIRIGNPQSWNHAKAVVRDSQGWFDELTDAEILEAQRLLSMYEGVFVEPASAASIGGAIRDIKAGKIAEGSVIVCTVTGNGLKDPDTAIKQCSDAVMLSIDATLEQVRDSILSNM, encoded by the coding sequence ATGTCGAATGCCAATCGTTATACTGGTTTAGTTGACCGTTATCGCGACCGTTTACCAGTGTCTGCAACTACTCGCGCTATTTCTTTGGGTGAAGGTAATACGCCACTGATTAAACTTGAGAACATTCCACGTTTAATTGGCAAAAATGTTGAAATTTATGTGAAGTACGAGGGCTTAAACCCGACTGGTTCATTTAAAGACCGTGGTATGACCATGGCAGTCACTAAAGCCGTTGAAGAAGGCTCAAAAGCGATTATTTGTGCATCTACAGGGAATACCTCTGCAGCGGCAGCAGCTTATGCTGCACGTGCTGGCATCAAAGCATTCGTTTTAATCCCTGAAGGCAAAATTGCCATGGGTAAAATGGCACAAGCGATGATGTATGGTGCGATTACTATGCAAATCCGCGGTAACTTTGATGACGGTATGCGTTTGGTCAAAGAAATTGCCGATAAAGCACCTGTAACGATCGTAAACTCTATCAACCCATACCGTTTGCAAGGTCAAAAAACCATTGCTTATGAAATCGTCGATGAGTTAGGTCGTGCACCAGATTACCACTGCCTACCAGTAGGTAACGCAGGAAACATTACTGCACACTGGATGGGTTATACCGAAGCAGTTGCCAATCAACCTGCAGATCAATTTGAGCAAGTGATTTACGATGCTGAAACTGATCAATTCACAGGCCCAAAACCTGAAGGCTTACCAACCATGGTCGGTTATCAGGCAGCTGGTGCTGCACCATTCTTACGTGGTGCACCCGTTGAGAACCCTGAAACAGTTGCAACAGCAATTCGTATTGGTAATCCACAAAGCTGGAACCATGCTAAAGCGGTGGTTCGTGACTCTCAAGGTTGGTTCGATGAACTGACTGATGCAGAAATTTTAGAAGCACAGCGTTTACTTTCAATGTATGAAGGTGTCTTTGTAGAACCTGCTTCTGCAGCATCGATTGGCGGTGCAATCCGTGACATCAAAGCAGGTAAAATTGCGGAAGGTTCTGTGATTGTCTGTACCGTGACAGGTAATGGTCTAAAAGACCCTGATACTGCGATCAAACAATGTTCTGATGCGGTCATGCTTTCAATCGATGCAACTTTAGAACAAGTTCGCGATTCAATTCTTTCAAACATGTAA
- a CDS encoding response regulator — MITVLVVDDHELVRTGICRMLEDHADVQVIGQAESGEEAINLVRQHHPNVVLLDVNMPGIGGVETTRRLLQTAPETKVLAVSGLAEEPYPSLLLKAGAKGYITKGAPVTEMVRAINKVMQGGKYFSADIAEQLASSYLSDTQTSPFDALSEREMQVAMMVVNCISAQEISDKLFVSVKTVNTYRYRIFEKLNIDSDVKLTHLAIRYGLIKP, encoded by the coding sequence GTGATCACAGTTTTAGTGGTAGATGACCATGAGTTAGTACGTACAGGGATTTGTCGAATGCTCGAGGACCATGCCGATGTTCAAGTCATTGGCCAAGCTGAATCTGGTGAAGAAGCAATTAACCTCGTCCGTCAACATCACCCAAATGTGGTTCTGTTAGACGTCAACATGCCAGGCATTGGTGGAGTTGAAACCACACGCCGCTTACTGCAAACCGCACCCGAAACCAAAGTATTGGCGGTTAGTGGCCTAGCAGAAGAACCTTATCCTTCCCTGTTACTCAAAGCTGGCGCCAAAGGCTACATTACCAAGGGTGCACCTGTGACTGAAATGGTACGCGCCATCAATAAAGTCATGCAAGGCGGCAAATATTTCAGCGCTGACATTGCTGAACAACTGGCCAGCTCTTATTTGTCTGATACTCAAACCTCGCCTTTTGATGCTTTATCTGAACGTGAAATGCAGGTGGCGATGATGGTCGTGAATTGCATCAGTGCACAGGAAATTTCTGACAAGCTTTTTGTCAGCGTAAAAACAGTCAATACCTACCGTTACCGAATTTTTGAAAAGCTCAACATCGACAGTGATGTGAAACTGACCCACCTCGCTATTCGTTATGGTTTAATCAAACCTTAA
- a CDS encoding S41 family peptidase produces MAKASWTSIGVVIALGLSLIHPMGAVAKTAAAPAFDDELEQGYVEVPIESIQQFVQIYGLVKDNYVAERSDEALFQQAIKGLVSGLDRYSRYLSPQEYKQLVQYTEGDLASVDFSLEFDTRLQQWQIRGLKADSDSSKLGLRNADAVFKIDDQELRKLNQSQVNDLLSGAIGSTVSLQLKANATPINVVRTRKVETDIQAQLLNNQVLVLKVRVFQQDTANEIQQLIEEHQSSRLKAVLIDLRNNPGGLLSAAVESADLFLNQGVIVSTKSRSEGDQQFQALPSFEFQNLKVGILINDRSASAAEVFTAALKEHGRAWVIGEKSYGKGVVQKLFPLSNGAALQMTVSHYYTPTGQMIEGVGIAPNQFYRMPHELKDESYVEHVAEILINRR; encoded by the coding sequence ATGGCGAAAGCATCGTGGACTTCAATAGGTGTAGTGATTGCTTTAGGTCTGAGTCTGATCCACCCGATGGGTGCTGTTGCAAAAACAGCGGCAGCACCCGCTTTTGATGATGAATTGGAACAGGGCTATGTTGAGGTTCCAATAGAATCCATTCAACAATTTGTGCAAATTTATGGTTTAGTCAAAGATAATTATGTGGCTGAACGCAGTGATGAAGCACTCTTTCAACAAGCAATTAAAGGTTTAGTCAGTGGCCTAGACCGTTATTCTCGTTATTTATCTCCTCAAGAATATAAACAACTAGTGCAATATACCGAAGGGGACCTGGCTTCAGTTGACTTCAGTTTAGAGTTCGATACTCGTTTACAGCAATGGCAAATTCGTGGATTAAAAGCTGATTCAGATTCCAGCAAATTGGGCTTAAGAAATGCTGATGCCGTTTTTAAAATAGATGATCAAGAATTACGTAAACTCAATCAGTCACAAGTCAATGATTTACTCAGTGGGGCGATTGGTAGTACCGTTAGTCTACAATTAAAAGCCAATGCCACGCCAATCAATGTAGTCAGAACCCGAAAAGTTGAAACCGATATTCAGGCGCAACTGTTGAATAACCAAGTTTTGGTGCTCAAGGTGCGGGTGTTCCAACAAGATACAGCCAATGAAATTCAGCAACTGATTGAAGAGCATCAGTCTTCGCGTTTAAAAGCGGTCTTGATTGACCTCAGAAATAATCCCGGCGGGTTGTTGTCTGCCGCAGTTGAATCTGCTGATCTATTTTTAAATCAAGGCGTCATTGTTTCAACGAAAAGCCGCTCTGAGGGTGATCAGCAGTTTCAGGCCTTACCAAGCTTTGAGTTTCAAAACTTGAAAGTAGGAATTTTAATTAATGATCGCTCTGCATCAGCGGCAGAAGTATTTACTGCAGCGCTCAAGGAACATGGGCGAGCATGGGTGATTGGTGAGAAAAGTTATGGCAAAGGGGTCGTACAGAAACTTTTTCCACTGTCCAATGGTGCAGCTTTGCAAATGACCGTGTCTCACTATTACACGCCAACTGGTCAGATGATTGAAGGGGTGGGAATTGCGCCAAATCAGTTTTATCGAATGCCACACGAACTCAAAGACGAAAGCTATGTTGAACATGTGGCAGAGATTTTGATTAACCGTCGTTAA
- a CDS encoding homoserine dehydrogenase, whose protein sequence is MKPVRLAILGLGTVGGGALKLLKENAAEIKRRTGREIQITYVGTRRPRPDLELDPSIKQSSDLLDIVRQPDVDVVVEVMGGIHPAYEVIKEAILHGKQVVTANKALLAEHGNELFKLADDNAVQIAYEAAVAGGIPIIKVMREGLAANRIDWLAGIINGTGNFILTEMREKGRAFADVLKEAQELGYAEADPTFDVEGIDAAHKLTLLASIAFGIPLQFDKVFTEGISKVTAQDVKYAEELGFRIKHLGIARRAENGIELRVHPTLIPEEQLIANVNGVKNAVLVQAHAVGPTLYYGAGAGAGPTASAVVADVIDIVRDISYTEDGAGTIPQLAFEALADLPILPREEMTTGYYIRINAEDQTGVLADVTTILSRAGISIDAIMQQSRLKDLIPIVILTDPVKESKMDEALAQIQALPVIHGEIVRIRLESLDN, encoded by the coding sequence GTGAAACCAGTTCGTCTGGCAATCCTCGGTCTTGGTACTGTGGGTGGTGGTGCCCTTAAACTACTAAAAGAAAATGCTGCTGAGATTAAACGTCGCACCGGTCGAGAAATTCAAATTACTTATGTCGGCACACGTCGTCCACGTCCAGATTTAGAGCTTGATCCAAGTATTAAACAAAGCTCAGATTTGTTAGATATTGTGCGTCAGCCTGATGTCGACGTTGTGGTTGAAGTTATGGGTGGCATCCACCCTGCTTATGAAGTGATTAAGGAAGCCATTCTTCACGGTAAGCAAGTCGTTACAGCAAACAAAGCCTTACTGGCTGAACATGGTAATGAGCTGTTCAAACTAGCGGATGACAATGCGGTGCAAATCGCCTATGAAGCTGCGGTTGCAGGTGGTATTCCGATTATTAAAGTCATGCGTGAAGGTTTAGCTGCCAACCGTATAGACTGGTTAGCAGGTATTATCAACGGGACAGGAAACTTCATCCTGACTGAAATGCGTGAAAAAGGTCGTGCTTTTGCAGATGTGCTCAAAGAAGCGCAGGAACTCGGCTATGCCGAAGCAGATCCAACCTTTGACGTTGAAGGCATTGATGCTGCACACAAACTGACACTATTGGCATCTATTGCCTTTGGTATCCCGCTTCAATTCGATAAAGTCTTTACAGAAGGCATCAGCAAGGTCACTGCGCAAGATGTAAAATATGCTGAAGAACTGGGTTTCCGTATCAAACACTTGGGTATTGCCCGTCGTGCTGAAAACGGCATTGAACTCCGTGTACATCCAACGTTGATTCCTGAAGAGCAATTGATTGCCAATGTGAACGGTGTGAAGAATGCCGTATTGGTTCAAGCACATGCTGTCGGCCCAACATTGTATTACGGTGCAGGTGCAGGTGCAGGTCCAACCGCTTCTGCCGTGGTTGCAGACGTGATTGATATTGTCCGTGACATTTCTTATACCGAAGATGGTGCAGGAACAATTCCGCAATTGGCTTTTGAAGCATTAGCAGACTTACCTATTCTGCCACGTGAAGAAATGACCACAGGCTATTACATCCGTATTAATGCTGAAGATCAAACAGGTGTTTTGGCCGATGTCACCACAATTCTAAGCCGTGCTGGTATTAGTATTGATGCCATCATGCAGCAATCTCGCTTAAAAGACCTGATTCCAATCGTGATTTTGACTGATCCAGTCAAAGAATCAAAAATGGATGAGGCTCTTGCTCAAATTCAAGCCTTACCCGTCATTCATGGCGAAATCGTGCGAATTCGTTTAGAATCGCTTGATAATTAA
- a CDS encoding sensor histidine kinase, protein MLKYSTNIQLNQYRLGVWYASYRLFIGCCLLLVYLLTYEQLFSTYQYPILYRSVLIGFIFISAFQLLGLKNVRKRISLQLTLLFIIDVISLSLLTFATDGPNLQLSLLFVITIFASCVLVDKQKALVITLIAVITLVYQHFIGTLFSISSLNTIGNSAVLAFLFFVVYGSGQIAVRRFQVLENLNFYQSQELDQLQNINRYILEQTELGYLVLDENCHMVLSNPAACTLLGISPIYAYDKYPLYKAQPDLFELLKFDQLKNGEKFQFTSQLSRFQIQIEIQKLQIPNQTLTLFVLQDAQKINQRVQQLKLAALGQLSASIAHEIRNPLAAITQANELMQANNPQQELLQNMITKQASRIDKIIGDTLSMARSKETYPTLIDVAAFLERFIVEDLPDVKDQIDYRISDQAQIQFDEQQLRQVLINLIRNAIRHNADEADHIQIRVYSYKNLVHIEVCDFGEGVATQDQTSLFQPFFSTSINGTGLGLYLSHSFCEANQAKLYYVEQKIGACFRIECPRINNDV, encoded by the coding sequence ATGCTGAAATACTCAACCAATATTCAGTTAAATCAATACCGTCTAGGTGTTTGGTATGCATCTTATCGACTGTTTATTGGCTGTTGTTTGTTGTTGGTTTATCTGCTGACTTACGAACAGCTATTTTCAACTTATCAGTATCCCATACTGTATCGTTCTGTCCTGATTGGCTTTATTTTTATCAGTGCCTTTCAGCTATTGGGCCTCAAGAATGTGCGCAAACGCATATCACTTCAGCTCACCTTGCTGTTTATCATCGATGTTATTAGCCTTAGCTTACTCACTTTTGCCACCGATGGTCCGAACTTACAGTTAAGCTTATTGTTTGTGATCACGATCTTTGCTTCTTGTGTATTGGTCGATAAACAAAAAGCGCTCGTCATTACGTTGATTGCTGTAATAACACTAGTTTATCAGCACTTTATTGGAACGCTATTTTCAATTAGTTCACTGAATACCATCGGCAATAGTGCCGTGCTCGCCTTTTTGTTCTTTGTGGTTTATGGGTCTGGACAAATTGCAGTACGACGCTTTCAAGTCCTTGAAAACTTAAACTTCTATCAATCCCAAGAACTGGACCAACTGCAAAACATTAACCGTTATATTTTAGAGCAAACCGAGCTCGGCTATTTGGTGCTCGATGAAAACTGCCACATGGTGCTGAGTAATCCTGCCGCATGTACATTATTGGGCATCTCACCAATTTATGCCTACGACAAATACCCCTTATACAAAGCGCAACCTGATTTATTTGAACTCCTCAAATTCGACCAACTTAAGAATGGAGAAAAGTTCCAATTCACATCGCAACTGAGTCGCTTTCAAATTCAGATCGAAATTCAAAAACTACAAATACCGAATCAGACACTAACCTTATTCGTCCTACAAGATGCACAAAAAATTAATCAACGTGTACAACAACTCAAGCTGGCTGCACTGGGTCAACTTTCTGCCAGCATTGCACATGAAATTCGCAATCCACTGGCAGCCATCACGCAAGCCAATGAACTAATGCAAGCGAATAATCCACAACAAGAACTGTTGCAGAACATGATTACCAAACAAGCCTCACGGATTGATAAAATTATTGGTGATACACTGAGCATGGCACGCAGTAAAGAAACCTATCCGACCCTGATTGATGTTGCCGCTTTTTTAGAACGTTTTATCGTTGAAGATTTGCCCGATGTCAAAGATCAAATTGATTACCGCATTTCCGATCAAGCTCAGATTCAGTTTGATGAACAACAACTGAGGCAAGTGCTGATTAACCTCATTCGAAATGCTATTCGACACAATGCAGATGAAGCCGATCACATTCAAATTCGTGTCTATAGCTACAAAAACCTCGTCCATATTGAGGTCTGCGATTTTGGTGAAGGGGTCGCCACTCAGGACCAAACCAGCCTATTTCAACCGTTTTTTAGTACCTCAATCAATGGAACTGGGTTAGGATTATATTTATCCCATAGTTTCTGCGAAGCCAACCAAGCTAAGCTATACTATGTAGAACAAAAAATAGGGGCATGCTTTCGGATTGAATGCCCTCGTATAAACAATGACGTGTAA
- a CDS encoding sigma-54-dependent transcriptional regulator has product MQMSLSRMGIDTHIAYRLQEAVQALKTHQYDACLTDLNLPDGNGLSLVDFIAQNYPNLPVAVLTAYGNMDVAIAALKAGAFDFVSKPINQKHLEQLLQKAFNQPISQLHIQEDTLEHKLLIGQSLPIQQLRVTLKKIARSQAPVFITGESGTGKEVVANLVHRLSNRNEGPFIAINCGAIPTELMESELFGHRKGSFTGATQDKQGLILSAHGGSLFLDEIAELPLTMQVKLLRAVQEKRIRPIGSDTEIDVDFRVISASHQDLEALVQQGKFRQDLYFRIHVMDIVLPALRERGNDIILLAQHFIQKICQEWDIPVKTLSERAREFLLAQYYPGNVRELRNMMERAITLSDESSIDLTHLQTAPLRPIAQASYTNATQQGAIGTDQLSPVPSRKLPEEGLELYLEKIEKEILMNALNLTHWNRTLAAKKLGMSFRSLRYRLKKFGLDGEDDSV; this is encoded by the coding sequence ATGCAAATGTCTTTAAGTCGAATGGGGATTGATACACATATTGCCTATCGTTTACAAGAGGCGGTTCAAGCCCTGAAAACGCATCAATACGATGCCTGTCTAACCGATCTTAATTTACCTGATGGTAATGGCCTGAGCTTGGTCGATTTTATTGCTCAAAATTATCCTAATCTACCTGTAGCTGTATTAACTGCTTATGGCAACATGGATGTCGCGATTGCCGCACTTAAAGCCGGAGCTTTTGATTTTGTCAGCAAACCGATCAACCAAAAGCATTTAGAACAACTTTTACAAAAAGCCTTTAACCAGCCTATCAGCCAGCTACATATTCAAGAAGATACGCTTGAACACAAACTGTTAATTGGTCAATCCCTTCCTATTCAACAGCTTCGTGTGACCTTGAAAAAAATTGCCCGCTCACAAGCCCCTGTCTTTATTACAGGTGAATCGGGGACTGGCAAAGAAGTGGTGGCGAATCTGGTACATCGCCTGAGCAACCGTAATGAAGGGCCGTTTATTGCCATTAATTGTGGTGCTATCCCGACAGAACTGATGGAAAGTGAACTATTTGGACATCGTAAAGGTAGTTTTACAGGGGCAACCCAAGACAAACAAGGGCTGATTCTCTCTGCACATGGTGGCAGTCTATTTTTAGATGAAATTGCAGAACTGCCACTAACCATGCAAGTTAAACTCTTACGTGCAGTACAAGAAAAGCGTATTCGTCCCATTGGTAGTGACACCGAAATTGATGTTGATTTCCGTGTGATTAGTGCCAGCCATCAAGACTTAGAAGCACTTGTACAACAAGGTAAATTCCGTCAGGACTTATATTTCCGCATCCATGTTATGGACATTGTACTGCCTGCCCTACGTGAGCGCGGCAATGACATTATTCTTTTGGCACAGCATTTCATTCAAAAAATCTGTCAAGAGTGGGACATCCCGGTCAAAACCCTAAGTGAACGTGCACGTGAGTTTTTATTGGCCCAATATTATCCGGGTAATGTGCGTGAACTGCGCAATATGATGGAACGTGCCATCACTTTAAGTGATGAAAGCAGTATTGACTTAACGCACTTGCAAACCGCCCCTCTGCGACCAATAGCACAAGCCAGCTATACTAATGCCACACAACAGGGTGCGATTGGTACTGATCAACTTAGCCCTGTGCCTTCACGCAAATTACCTGAAGAAGGTTTAGAGCTGTATTTAGAAAAAATTGAAAAAGAAATTTTGATGAATGCACTCAATCTCACCCACTGGAACCGAACACTGGCGGCTAAAAAGCTCGGCATGTCTTTCCGTTCTTTACGTTATCGCTTGAAAAAATTCGGACTCGATGGCGAAGACGATTCCGTTTAA
- a CDS encoding IS4-like element ISAba1 family transposase (programmed frameshift) encodes MTHLNELYLILNKSLKWNKSHLKCFALIMLVIILKQTCNLSSASKALPIKCLPQSFYRRMQRFFAGQYFDYRQISQLIFNMFSFDQVQLTLDRTNWKWGKRNINILMLAIVYRGIAIPILWTLLNKRGNSDTKERIALIQRFIAIFGKDRIVNVFADREFIGEQWFTWLIEQDINFCIRVKKNFIVTNHLGKNHKISDLFRHLKVGQIECRKRRILVGRVKLYISALQLENGELLLVVSPQFNANAIQDYALRWEIETLFSCLKGRGFNLENTRLTDPRRVKKLIAVLAISFCWCYLTGEWQHNQKKAIKIKKHGRLSMSLFRYGLDYVQMAIQRLIGFGKKEEFKEILAILRKQNPDRIRVL; translated from the exons ATGACACATCTCAATGAGTTATATCTTATCTTAAACAAATCTCTAAAATGGAACAAGTCACATTTAAAGTGCTTTGCGCTCATCATGCTTGTGATTATTTTAAAGCAAACATGTAATCTTTCTTCTGCATCTAAAGCCTTGCCCATCAAGTGTTTACCACAATCATTTTATCGACGTATGCAGCGCTTCTTTGCAGGTCAGTATTTTGATTATCGTCAAATTTCTCAGTTGATTTTCAATATGTTTTCATTCGACCAAGTGCAACTGACTTTAGATAGAACCAATTGGAAATGGGGAAAACGAAATATTAATATCCTGATGCTCGCAATCGTTTATCGTGGAATAGCGATACCTATCCTTTGGACATTGCTTAATAAACGTGGAAATTCAGATACGAAAGAGCGTATTGCTTTGATTCAACGCTTTATAGCCATTTTTGGTAAAGACCGTATTGTGAATGTGTTCGCAGACAGAGAGTTTATCGGTGAGCAGTGGTTTACATGGTTAATTGAACAAGACATCAACTTCTGCATTCGTGTTA AAAAAAACTTCATTGTCACCAATCATTTAGGAAAGAATCATAAAATTAGTGATTTATTTCGCCATCTTAAAGTTGGTCAAATTGAATGTCGTAAACGACGGATTTTGGTTGGTCGGGTGAAACTATATATAAGTGCACTACAGTTAGAAAATGGAGAGCTTTTACTCGTCGTTTCTCCTCAGTTTAATGCCAATGCTATTCAGGATTATGCATTACGCTGGGAAATTGAAACCTTATTCAGTTGTCTCAAAGGACGCGGGTTTAATCTTGAAAATACGCGCTTGACAGACCCTAGACGAGTGAAAAAATTGATTGCGGTGTTAGCTATAAGCTTCTGTTGGTGTTACTTAACGGGTGAATGGCAACATAATCAAAAAAAAGCGATAAAAATAAAGAAGCATGGACGACTCTCAATGAGTTTATTTCGCTATGGTTTAGACTATGTTCAAATGGCGATTCAGCGTTTAATTGGTTTTGGGAAAAAAGAAGAGTTTAAGGAAATTTTGGCAATTTTAAGAAAGCAGAATCCTGATAGGATAAGGGTTCTGTGA